From the Phoenix dactylifera cultivar Barhee BC4 unplaced genomic scaffold, palm_55x_up_171113_PBpolish2nd_filt_p 001626F, whole genome shotgun sequence genome, one window contains:
- the LOC120108900 gene encoding GDP-fucose transporter 1-like, translating into MAVINFDASKQYYTTTGLVVGYALCSSLLAIINKYAITKFSYPGLLTALQYLTSALGVWVLGKFGFLHHDPFTLENAKKFLPAATVFYLAIFTNTNLLRHANVDTFIVFRSLTPLLVAVADTVFRKQPCPSKLTFSSLVIILSSAVGYVITDSAFTLTAYSWAFAYLVTITTEMVYIKHMVTNLGLNTWGFVLYNNFLSLLMAPLFWVVTGEYIDVFTAVGSSSGGWLRLDAFVAVALSCVFGLLISFFGFAARKAISATAFTVTGVVNKFLTVAINVMIWDKHASSFGLACLLLTLVGGVLYQQSVTPKPGPSSERETAASKQADCGVEDGDSELLIKGGDSEDANQDIELSGKGSKV; encoded by the coding sequence ATGGCTGTCATCAACTTTGATGCCTCGAAGCAGTACTACACCACTACGGGGCTTGTCGTAGGATATGCTCTCTGTTCGAGCTTGCTCGCCATTATAAACAAATATGCCATCACAAAGTTCAGTTACCCTGGCCTCTTAACTGCGCTGCAATACTTGACTTCTGCTCTCGGTGTCTGGGTTCTTGGAAAGTTCGGATTTTTACACCATGATCCTTTCACCCTCGAGAATGCCAAAAAATTCTTGCCTGCAGCCACTGTGTTTTATCTCGCCATCTTCACCAACACCAATCTCCTTCGCCATGCCAATGTCGATACGTTTATAGTTTTCCGATCCCTAACTCCACTGCTGGTTGCTGTTGCTGATACTGTCTTCAGAAAGCAGCCTTGTCCTTCGAAACTCACATTCTCTTCGCTTGTCATTATATTGAGCAGTGCGGTTGGGTATGTGATCACTGATTCGGCATTCACCCTCACTGCATACTCATGGGCGTTTGCTTATTTGGTTACCATCACAACAGAGATGGTTTACATAAAGCATATGGTGACCAACCTTGGACTCAATACATGGGGATTTGTTCTCTACAACAATTTCCTCTCCTTGTTGATGGCCCCATTGTTTTGGGTTGTGACCGGGGAGTATATTGATGTTTTCACCGCTGTTGGGTCGAGTTCTGGGGGTTGGTTGAGGTTGGATGCTTTTGTTGCGGTGGCTTTGTCATGTGTCTTTGGATTGCTCATCAGTTTCTTTGGGTTTGCGGCGAGGAAAGCAATCTCGGCCACGGCATTTACAGTGACCGGTGTTGTCAACAAGTTTCTTACTGTTGCTATCAATGTGATGATCTGGGATAAGCATGCAAGCTCATTTGGTCTGGCTTGCTTGCTTTTAACTCTCGTTGGGGGAGTTCTTTATCAACAATCAGTTACTCCTAAGCCAGGGCCTTCATCTGAGCGTGAAACTGCAGCATCAAAACAGGCAGATTGTGGGGTCGAAGATGGTGATTCTGAACTTCTCATAAAAGGTGGTGATTCGGAAGACGCGAACCAAGATATTGAACTGTCTGGTAAGGGTTCCAAAGTGTGA